The nucleotide window TACCCACCAGACGAGGGTCGGTCACAGCAGGAGCGTCAGCGAGACGACTCGAGGCACCACTTCGCCCCGTTGGCCTAGAACGCCAATTGCTGAAGACCCAACGAACGGTGGCCATGTTCCCGACATCAGCAGCCCGATCTCGCTCTCCGGAGCTGCCCATGATGATCCAATGTTCCTGAAGCGGCAGCTCAGAAACTCGGAGCAGCGCGTTGCAGAGCTTGAGCGACAGTTCAACACCGAGAAGGATCTCAAGAACTTAAACAAGAAACTtgtggaaaagagaaagactGTGTCTGTTCTTGATACCCAGACAGAGATTATGATCCGGCAGCTTGAGGTTTTGGCCGGTTATGTGGAGCGGGCAAAGAAGACGAGCGAACCCCTGGATCCccgggagctggaggaatCTGCCATCAAAGACTTTGTGCAAAAGCTGGAGAAGGTCAAGCAAAACATGACGGCAGCGATCGAGCAACTCCACGCTGAGCGGGATGACCTGCTCGAGGAAAGGAATCAAGCCATTGCCGACCGCGACCGCGCCCTTCTCGAGTTTGAGCAGCTTTCGTCCAAGAATGCGCAGTTGGCTGATCTGAACAACGATCTTACACACCAAATCCAAGAGAGGTTCAAGCAGCAGATCAATAATGGTGATCTCAAGATGCCTCCAAATGGTCTTGGCATCTACAGCCATTCCAAGGGCTCGTCCTCGGTCAACTTGGATACCGCCAGCATGCAGACTGGAACCACCCTCATGGGCACTGATGCTGAGGAGCCCATCCTTGAGGGCCCAACAGTGGTGAATATTCGCAAGGGTCAAGTCAAAAAGTTCAACTGGAAAAAGGGGTCAAGCAAGGTTGCGCACAACATCACGAAGGGCATCAACCGTGCGGCAGGTGCCTTCCAGGCACAAGAAGGCAATCCTCGCATTGGCGCCCCTCAGACGCTGAACAGCGACAGCATTGGCATCCCGTACAACATGACGGTCGCTCAGGTCGAGTCACCAGTCACCACGatcccgcctccaccaccacctatgGGCGTGAACAGAGTCAACACCGACCAGCGTCAAGGttttggcttctttggcaagaagcagcaacagcaggcAATGATTAAGTCCCAGTCCATGAACAATGTCCCAGCACCGGCAGCAGCCGAAGCACCAAGCACGTTGTTCGGATCGGAACTGGTCGAGAGGGCGGATTATGAACGCCGTCAGATACCCAACGTCGTCACGCGCTGcattgaggaggtggagctgCGGGGCATGGACATTGAGGGTATCTACCGGAAAACGGGCGGCAACTCGCAGGTCAAGATGATACAGGAAGGGTTTGACAAGAATGGGGACTTTGACATTTCGGATCCCGACTTGGACATTACGGCTGTGACGAGCGTGCTGAAGCAGTATTTCCGGAAGTTGCCGACGCCGCTGTTGACGTTTGATGTTTATGAGAGGATTTTGGAGAGCAACAGTAAGTTTTTTCTTGGGCTCCTTACAGGGAGAGGTAAATGCTGACAGTGGGAAAAGCAATCCAAGACGAGAGCGAGAGGTGCGCGCacatgaggaggacgatTAATACGCTGCCGCCAAAGCATCGGGACTGTCTGGAGTTTTTGATGTTTCATCTTGCTAGGGTGGCCAgtagggagagggagaattTGGTATGTAATTATTCTTGGTTTGTTTGCTTGAATGTGGTGGCTGACGGAGAATGTGTAGATGTCCCCCAAGAACTTGGCCGTGGTGTTTGCGCCGACGATTATGAGGGATCACAgtctggagaaggagatgacgGACATGCATGTCAAGAATTTGGCGGTGCAGTTTTTGATTGAGAATAGTCATGTTATTTTTGGAGAGGCTtgagtgggtgggtggtgagaggggaaaagggagaggtggtggtgggtttgttCTTATTTAGCGACAAAGGAAAGAAGGGTGTTTGAAgtagtgttgttgttgctattgatttttattttttttacttgaTCCTACAGAAGCCCccagaaaagggggaggagtgttATGAGGAGTTTGTATATAAGACGGCCCCTGCTTTGAGTCTGAGGGAaagatgggtggtgggggggtgtttCTTTCAATTTTCCTTGAGTCTTTTTTATTCTAGGACGTTTTTTTTAATGGGTTTCTCAGCCGGCATGGGCGAGCAGCACTACTTGATTAGTAGGCATGAGCATTGCGAGAGGCGTGGTTTGGGGTATCTAGGGGAGGGAAATATCACGCTAAATTTCATGGTCAACATGATCGTATCTCGAGAGTGACTTTGTCAACGTGCTCATGAATGCTGAGCGATATCAAATGGGATCAATAaaccatatatatataactatacactttccccctccaaaaaagGGGCTTCGGTACAACAAACGGGGTAGACATTCAAAGCAAACAtgtaaaaataaaataaaattctcctcccccttcgccttttccctctctcaGCCTTGCTAATAATATtgtcccccccctcatcacaATGTGTGTAGGTGGCCAATCTTGTTGAGCCCCTCCAATtcattccccctcccttcctccctcatACAAGTTCAAATTCTTAGGTAAGCAATAGTCCATTAATGCAGGAACTTTTTGTgtcctctcccttccccccagtCACTCGCTCCCTTTTTCGGAAAACAGGCTTGTAGGTGAACAGGTTCTAGAAAAGTTCGTGCGTAGGTGTTTGTGAGTAGCGCGTCCGTGTCGTGTCGTTATAATAGCCTATTTCGCTCCTGGCTCAAGTAGAATGTTGCCCAAGTCCCTCAGAAAATCCCAGACACGATTGaaagtgaagaagaagaaaatgaAATCGCGATAACGCCGTCGAAAAGATCAAATATGCAGCCTTTACGTTCCTCATAACAAGCGAAAAACCCAAGCCAGAGAAAACATCAATTAAGTGAAATTAGAAGGTGTCCTGTCCTTGCCGAAAGAAACTGGGGACAAAGCTGTAAGATGACACACTGGATCGTCGAGACCTAGCGGAATTCTATGCTTGGGAAAAGCTTCCGACTcagcttgttgatgtggaATTCGTATACGCCACTCTCGGCGCCGACGAACCTGTTGACAGACA belongs to Podospora bellae-mahoneyi strain CBS 112042 chromosome 6, whole genome shotgun sequence and includes:
- the RGA2 gene encoding Rho-type gtpase-activating protein (COG:T; COG:Z; EggNog:ENOG503NWDD): MDDYLDSPMETEDVFPCKGCGEILEEGKAFELAGNRWHLDCFRCNTCNTLLDSDANLLLLGDGSLICNNCTYSCSACNNKIEDLAILTGDQAFCASCFRCRNCKRKIENLRYARTSHGIFCMNCHESLMARRRKKSKAAAQAKQREKDASPMITDKSLPALPPNAVPPIAFSGDRATPDSDTPTELSPRPRNAYGGINESSSRSVSRNELSPERTQDSSKEPSLAPPQQNYRNNRNSTILSGDMSIGDGEGFFIPVALDPSPAPSLTPQSMSDTFTDSSRRKQERDYFSVPKPSPSQDKRSESAASTPHIAFQEKGRQPSSDYEVPQYERPARKLSKRNGKPQTSPGIGEERRPSNGRTPTNDEFKLQDAPKSKKLVNSRSNSLSGGSIDASAPTRPPPAPSRNREPLSNTVNNNSPSPSNLSERVTPPRASQDSRLRDEDAIRPSIDSLSNRTDLSGPKPVARKEVPQPPPRNGELQVRPAAPEQKLSDTYMQPRAAPPPPPSQAGQRTPRGSVSSVNEEGKVSPKLPRWSAGGDFSMDEDMARILGTDEGSSSILRRVSNAVRHGRHNSAETATHQTRVGHSRSVSETTRGTTSPRWPRTPIAEDPTNGGHVPDISSPISLSGAAHDDPMFLKRQLRNSEQRVAELERQFNTEKDLKNLNKKLVEKRKTVSVLDTQTEIMIRQLEVLAGYVERAKKTSEPLDPRELEESAIKDFVQKLEKVKQNMTAAIEQLHAERDDLLEERNQAIADRDRALLEFEQLSSKNAQLADLNNDLTHQIQERFKQQINNGDLKMPPNGLGIYSHSKGSSSVNLDTASMQTGTTLMGTDAEEPILEGPTVVNIRKGQVKKFNWKKGSSKVAHNITKGINRAAGAFQAQEGNPRIGAPQTLNSDSIGIPYNMTVAQVESPVTTIPPPPPPMGVNRVNTDQRQGFGFFGKKQQQQAMIKSQSMNNVPAPAAAEAPSTLFGSELVERADYERRQIPNVVTRCIEEVELRGMDIEGIYRKTGGNSQVKMIQEGFDKNGDFDISDPDLDITAVTSVLKQYFRKLPTPLLTFDVYERILESNTIQDESERCAHMRRTINTLPPKHRDCLEFLMFHLARVASRERENLMSPKNLAVVFAPTIMRDHSLEKEMTDMHVKNLAVQFLIENSHVIFGEA